The following coding sequences are from one Streptomyces sp. NBC_00536 window:
- the zwf gene encoding glucose-6-phosphate dehydrogenase yields MLSVNGANPLRDAQDRRLPRIAGPSGLVIFGVTGDLSRKKLMPAVYDLANRGLLPPGFSLIGFARREWQDEDFAQEVHDAVKQHARTPFREEVWQQLVQGCRFVQGDFDDDEAFETLKSTIEELDKAQGTGGNFAFYLSVPPKFFPKVVAQLKKHGLADQKEGSWRRAVIEKPFGHDLTSAQELNQLVHDVFPPNEVFRIDHYLGKETVQNILALRFANTMFEPIWNRSYVDHVQITMAEDIGIGGRAGYYDGIGAARDVIQNHLLQLLALTAMEEPGSFHPKALVAEKLKVLTAVELPEDLGKHTVRGQYSAAWQGGEKVVGYLEEDGIDPKSKTDTYAAIRLEINNRRWAGVPFYLRTGKRLGRRVTEIAVVFKRAPYLPFESGATEELGQNALVIRVQPDEGVTVRFGSKVPGTSMEVRDVTMDFAYGESFTESSPEAYERLILDVLLGDANLFPRHQEVELSWNILDPIEKYWDTHGKPAQYPSGTWGPVEADEMLARDGRSWRRP; encoded by the coding sequence ATTTTGTCTGTGAACGGAGCGAACCCGCTTCGTGACGCACAGGACCGGCGGCTCCCGCGCATCGCGGGGCCGTCCGGCCTGGTCATTTTCGGCGTTACGGGTGACCTGTCGCGCAAGAAGCTGATGCCCGCCGTCTACGACCTGGCGAACCGCGGCCTGCTGCCTCCGGGCTTCTCGCTGATCGGTTTCGCCCGGCGCGAGTGGCAGGACGAGGATTTCGCACAGGAGGTGCACGACGCGGTCAAGCAGCACGCCCGCACGCCCTTCCGTGAGGAGGTCTGGCAGCAGCTGGTGCAGGGCTGCCGGTTCGTCCAGGGCGACTTCGACGACGACGAGGCGTTCGAGACGCTGAAGTCGACGATCGAGGAACTGGACAAGGCGCAGGGCACGGGCGGCAACTTCGCCTTCTACCTGTCCGTCCCGCCGAAGTTCTTCCCCAAGGTCGTCGCCCAGCTCAAGAAGCACGGGCTGGCGGACCAGAAGGAGGGTTCCTGGCGGCGCGCCGTCATCGAGAAGCCGTTCGGTCACGACCTGACCAGTGCCCAGGAGCTCAACCAGCTGGTCCACGACGTCTTCCCGCCCAACGAGGTCTTCCGGATCGACCACTACCTCGGCAAGGAGACCGTCCAGAACATCCTGGCGCTCCGCTTCGCGAACACGATGTTCGAGCCGATCTGGAACCGGTCGTACGTCGACCACGTGCAGATCACCATGGCCGAGGACATCGGCATCGGCGGCCGGGCCGGGTACTACGACGGCATCGGCGCCGCGCGCGACGTCATCCAGAACCACCTGCTCCAGCTGCTCGCGCTGACCGCGATGGAGGAGCCCGGCTCCTTCCACCCGAAGGCGCTCGTGGCAGAGAAGCTCAAGGTCCTCACGGCCGTGGAGCTTCCCGAGGACCTGGGCAAGCACACGGTGCGCGGCCAGTACTCGGCGGCGTGGCAGGGCGGCGAGAAGGTCGTCGGCTACCTCGAAGAGGACGGCATCGACCCCAAGTCGAAGACCGACACCTACGCCGCGATCCGCCTGGAGATCAACAACCGCCGCTGGGCGGGCGTGCCGTTCTACCTGCGGACGGGCAAGCGCCTGGGCCGCCGGGTGACGGAGATCGCGGTGGTCTTCAAGCGGGCTCCGTACCTGCCGTTCGAGTCGGGCGCGACCGAGGAGCTGGGGCAGAACGCCCTGGTCATCCGGGTCCAGCCGGACGAAGGCGTGACGGTCCGCTTCGGCTCCAAGGTTCCGGGCACCTCCATGGAGGTCCGGGACGTCACGATGGACTTCGCCTACGGCGAGTCCTTCACGGAGTCGAGCCCCGAGGCGTACGAGCGGCTGATCCTGGACGTCCTCCTGGGCGACGCGAACCTCTTCCCGCGCCACCAGGAGGTCGAGCTGTCCTGGAACATCCTCGACCCGATCGAGAAGTACTGGGACACGCACGGCAAGCCCGCGCAGTACCCCTCGGGCACCTGGGGACCGGTCGAGGCGGACGAGATGCTCGCACGAGACGGACGGAGCTGGCGCCGGCCATGA
- the opcA gene encoding glucose-6-phosphate dehydrogenase assembly protein OpcA, whose product MKIDLTETTSSKINAALVQARRDIGTPAIGMVLTLVIVTDEENAYDALKSATDAAHEHPSRILVVIKRVSRSPRSRRDARLDAEIRVGADSGSGETVVLRLHGELVDHAQSVVLPLLLPDAPVVVWWPQGAPANLAGDPLGALGQRRITDTYASEEPVGALAGRAAAYAPGDTDLSWTRITPWRSMLAAALDQQKALRIVSATVEGEDENPSCELLAMWLADRLEVPVKRTHSNGPGLTAVRLETKDGAIVLDRADGALATLCMPGQPDRAVALKRRDTAELLAEELRRLDPDNTYEASLKFGVEGLAGPADAPVAAPAAPAAEAPAAKKAPAAKPAAKPAAAKKTAAK is encoded by the coding sequence ATGAAGATCGACCTCACGGAGACCACCTCCAGCAAGATCAACGCCGCGTTGGTGCAGGCGCGCCGGGACATCGGCACGCCGGCCATCGGCATGGTCCTCACGCTGGTGATCGTGACCGACGAGGAGAACGCGTACGACGCGCTCAAGTCGGCCACCGACGCGGCCCACGAGCACCCCTCGCGGATCCTCGTCGTGATCAAGCGGGTCAGCCGCTCGCCCCGCAGTCGCCGTGATGCCCGGCTCGACGCGGAAATCCGCGTCGGGGCGGACTCCGGCTCTGGCGAAACGGTTGTGCTGCGGCTGCACGGGGAGCTGGTGGACCACGCGCAGTCGGTGGTCCTCCCGCTGCTGCTGCCGGACGCCCCGGTGGTCGTGTGGTGGCCGCAGGGCGCGCCGGCAAACCTGGCGGGCGACCCGCTGGGGGCCCTGGGCCAGCGCCGGATCACGGACACCTACGCGTCCGAAGAGCCCGTCGGGGCCCTCGCCGGCCGGGCGGCCGCCTACGCGCCCGGCGACACGGACCTGTCCTGGACCCGGATCACACCGTGGCGTTCGATGCTGGCGGCCGCGCTCGACCAGCAGAAGGCGCTGCGGATCGTCTCCGCCACGGTCGAGGGCGAGGACGAGAACCCGAGCTGCGAGCTGCTGGCCATGTGGCTGGCGGACCGCCTGGAGGTCCCCGTCAAGCGCACCCACTCCAACGGCCCGGGTCTGACGGCCGTACGCCTGGAGACCAAGGACGGCGCGATCGTCCTGGACCGGGCGGACGGGGCGCTGGCCACCCTGTGCATGCCGGGTCAGCCCGACCGCGCGGTGGCGCTCAAGCGCCGCGACACGGCCGAGCTGCTGGCGGAGGAACTCCGCCGGCTGGACCCGGACAACACGTACGAGGCCTCGCTGAAGTTCGGCGTGGAAGGCCTGGCCGGTCCGGCGGACGCCCCGGTCGCCGCCCCGGCGGCGCCCGCGGCCGAAGCCCCCGCGGCGAAGAAGGCCCCGGCGGCGAAGCCCGCCGCCAAACCGGCCGCGGCGAAGAAGACCGCGGCCAAGTGA
- the pgl gene encoding 6-phosphogluconolactonase, translated as MTTPQVVVHRDKELMAQAAAARLITKIVDAQAARGSASVVLTGGRNGNGLLAALAAAPARDAIDWSRIDLWWGDERYVPADDPERNHTQARAALLDSVPVDPARVHVMPASDGPYGSDVDAAAAGYAEELRRASAPEDHGPVPRFDVLMLGVGPDTHVASLFPEHPAARETERTVVGVHGAPKPPPTRISLTLPAIRAAREVWLLAAGEDKAGAVAVALGGAGAVQAPAAAAYGRSRTLWLLDRAAAAKLPPALYPPASA; from the coding sequence ATGACGACTCCTCAGGTCGTCGTCCACCGGGACAAGGAACTGATGGCGCAGGCCGCCGCGGCCCGGCTGATCACGAAGATCGTCGACGCCCAGGCCGCCCGTGGCAGCGCCTCCGTCGTCCTCACGGGCGGCCGCAACGGCAACGGCCTGCTGGCCGCCCTCGCCGCCGCCCCCGCCCGGGACGCGATCGACTGGTCCCGCATCGACCTGTGGTGGGGCGACGAGCGCTACGTCCCCGCCGACGACCCCGAGCGCAACCACACCCAGGCCCGCGCCGCCCTGCTGGACTCCGTCCCCGTCGACCCGGCGCGCGTGCACGTCATGCCCGCCTCCGACGGCCCGTACGGCTCGGACGTGGACGCGGCCGCCGCGGGCTACGCCGAGGAGCTGCGCAGGGCCTCCGCGCCCGAGGACCACGGCCCGGTGCCCCGCTTCGACGTGCTGATGCTGGGCGTGGGCCCGGACACCCACGTGGCGTCCCTGTTCCCCGAGCACCCCGCCGCCCGGGAGACCGAGCGCACGGTGGTCGGCGTGCACGGCGCGCCCAAGCCGCCGCCCACCCGGATCTCCCTCACCCTCCCGGCCATCCGGGCCGCGCGCGAGGTGTGGCTGCTGGCCGCCGGTGAGGACAAGGCGGGCGCGGTGGCCGTGGCGCTCGGCGGGGCGGGCGCGGTCCAGGCCCCGGCCGCCGCCGCGTACGGGCGCTCGCGCACCCTGTGGCTGCTGGACCGCGCGGCCGCCGCGAAGCTGCCGCCCGCGCTGTACCCGCCGGCCTCCGCCTGA
- the pgi gene encoding glucose-6-phosphate isomerase — MNADGRTRLNRTPEWLALGKHREELGQTHLRELFEADPGRGTGYTLRAGDLHIDYSKHLVTDETLRLLRELAAATGVERLRERMFSGEKINKTEDRAVLHTALRASQDTVVEVDGENVVPGVYAVLDKMGTFADRIRSGEWLGFTGERIKNVVNIGIGGSDLGPAMAYEALRAFTDRELSLRFVSNVDGADLHEALLGLDPAETLFIIASKTFTTIETITNATSAREWLLAGLGGDKAAVARHFVALSTNAEKVTDFGIDPANMFEFWDWVGGRYSLDSAIGLSLMVAIGPEAFEQMLQGFLEMDRHFRTAPPEENAPLLLGLLGIWYGGFHDAQAHAVLPYSHYLSRFTAYLQQLDMESNGKSVDREGNPVDWQTGPVVWGTPGTNGQHAYYQLLHQGTKLIPADFIGFARPVEALSPALAAQHDLLMANFFAQTQALAFGKTPDEVRAEGVPEELVPHKTFQGNHPTTTILAKDLTPAVLGQLIALYEHKVFVQGAVWNIDSFDQWGVELGKVLARRVEPALTEGAEVPGLDASTRALVATYRELRGR, encoded by the coding sequence ATGAACGCAGACGGACGCACGAGGCTCAACCGGACGCCGGAGTGGCTGGCACTCGGCAAGCACCGGGAAGAGCTGGGACAGACGCATCTGCGGGAGCTGTTCGAAGCCGACCCGGGCCGGGGCACCGGGTACACCCTGCGGGCCGGCGACCTGCACATCGACTACTCGAAGCACCTCGTGACCGACGAGACGCTCCGGCTGCTGCGCGAACTCGCCGCCGCGACGGGCGTGGAGCGGCTGCGCGAGCGGATGTTCAGCGGCGAGAAGATCAACAAGACCGAGGACCGGGCGGTCCTGCACACCGCGCTGCGGGCCTCGCAGGACACCGTGGTCGAGGTGGACGGCGAGAACGTCGTCCCCGGCGTGTACGCGGTCCTGGACAAGATGGGGACCTTCGCCGACCGGATCCGGTCGGGGGAGTGGCTCGGCTTCACCGGCGAGCGGATCAAGAACGTCGTCAACATCGGCATCGGCGGCTCCGACCTCGGTCCGGCGATGGCGTACGAGGCGCTGCGCGCCTTCACCGACCGGGAGCTGAGCCTGCGCTTCGTCTCCAACGTGGACGGCGCGGACCTGCACGAGGCCCTGCTGGGCCTGGACCCGGCCGAGACCCTCTTCATCATCGCCTCGAAGACCTTCACCACCATCGAGACGATCACCAACGCCACCTCGGCGCGGGAGTGGCTGCTGGCGGGCCTCGGCGGGGACAAGGCGGCCGTGGCACGGCACTTCGTCGCCCTGTCGACCAATGCCGAGAAGGTCACCGACTTCGGCATCGATCCGGCCAACATGTTCGAGTTCTGGGACTGGGTCGGCGGGCGCTACTCCCTCGACTCGGCCATCGGGCTCTCCCTCATGGTGGCGATCGGCCCCGAGGCCTTCGAGCAGATGCTCCAGGGCTTCCTGGAGATGGACCGGCACTTCCGCACCGCGCCCCCCGAGGAGAACGCCCCTCTCCTGCTGGGCCTGTTGGGGATCTGGTACGGCGGCTTCCACGACGCGCAGGCGCACGCGGTCCTCCCGTACAGCCACTACCTGTCCCGGTTCACCGCCTACTTGCAGCAGCTGGACATGGAGTCCAACGGCAAGTCCGTGGACCGCGAGGGCAATCCGGTGGACTGGCAGACCGGACCCGTCGTGTGGGGCACGCCCGGCACCAACGGGCAGCACGCCTACTACCAGTTGCTCCACCAGGGCACGAAGCTGATCCCCGCGGATTTCATCGGCTTCGCCCGCCCGGTCGAGGCGCTCTCCCCGGCCCTCGCCGCCCAGCACGACCTGCTGATGGCGAACTTCTTCGCGCAGACCCAGGCGCTGGCCTTCGGCAAGACGCCCGACGAGGTCCGCGCGGAGGGCGTGCCCGAGGAACTCGTCCCGCACAAGACCTTCCAGGGCAACCACCCGACGACCACGATCCTGGCGAAGGACCTGACCCCGGCGGTCCTGGGCCAGCTCATCGCGCTCTACGAGCACAAGGTGTTCGTCCAGGGCGCGGTGTGGAACATCGACTCCTTCGACCAGTGGGGCGTCGAGCTGGGCAAGGTCCTGGCCAGGCGGGTCGAGCCCGCGCTCACGGAGGGCGCCGAGGTGCCGGGCCTGGACGCCTCCACGCGGGCCCTGGTGGCCACGTACCGCGAGCTGCGCGGCCGCTGA
- a CDS encoding RNA polymerase-binding protein RbpA — protein MASGNAIRGSRVGAGPMGEAERGESAPRLRISFWCSNGHETQPSFASDAQVPDTWDCPRCGFPAGQDRDSPPAPPRTEPYKTHLAYVRERRTDADGEAILAEALAKLRGEI, from the coding sequence GTGGCAAGTGGCAACGCGATCCGTGGAAGCCGGGTCGGAGCGGGGCCGATGGGCGAGGCCGAGCGCGGCGAGTCCGCGCCCCGCCTGCGCATCTCCTTCTGGTGCTCGAACGGGCACGAGACGCAGCCCAGCTTCGCCAGCGACGCACAGGTGCCGGACACCTGGGACTGCCCGCGCTGCGGGTTCCCCGCAGGCCAGGACCGGGACAGCCCCCCGGCGCCGCCGCGCACCGAGCCGTACAAGACGCACCTGGCGTACGTACGGGAGCGGCGCACGGACGCGGACGGCGAGGCGATCCTCGCCGAAGCCCTCGCCAAGCTCCGCGGCGAGATCTGA